GCAGCAGCGGGCCGAGGAACATGATGATCGAGCGGGTGCGGCGGGCGGCCTCCGCGTCGATGGAGTCCAGGTCGAGGTCGGCCGGCGGGACGATCTCCAGGTCGACGCCGTTGTTGATCCAGCGGGTGCGCACGCCGATGGAGTGCAGCACCTCCAGCAGGCGGTACACCTCCTCGATGCGGGCGACCCGGCGCAGCACCGTGCGCCCCTGGTTGAGCAGCGAGGCGCACAGCAGGGCCACGCACGCGTTCTTGCTGGTCTTCACATCGATGGCGCCGGACAGCCGGCGGCCGCCCACCACCCTGAGGTGCATCGGGCCCGCGTAGCCCAGGGAGACGATTTCGCTGTCCAGGGCTTCACCGATCCGGGCGATCATCTCAAGGCTGATGTTCTGGTTGCCGCGCTCGATGCGATTGACGGCGCTCTGGGAGGTGGCGAGCGCCTCGGCAAGCTGCGACTGGGTCCAGCCACGGTGCTGCCGGGCGTCACGGATGAGCTTGCCGATGCGTACGAGGTAGTCGTCTGCCATGAGGTTGAGGCTATCTCAGATATGAGATGGCGCCTCTCGGGGGGTCCGTTCGGGTGAGGGACCGTCAATCACGCCTGGTGGTACGCGTGCGGCGCCACCCGAAGGGACCGGGGAGGTCCATCGACGTCGTGTGGCGTCCGGTGCTGCTGTGGGTGTGGCGCGGGCCGTTGCGGCCACCCGTGGTGATGGACCAGGAGCGGCGGTTGATGTTCAGCCGCACCCCGGGGAATATGCGGAAACTCTTACGGAATGTCAGGGGCATCCGTACCTCCGGTCGGAGTCGTGGGTAGCTGCCCTACGGCTACCCCGGCTCGGCGCGCTGATGGCTGCGCGCGACCGGCTCGTCGGACGTGACCGACATCACCGGCCCGGCGAAGCGCACCGGACGGCGGACCCCGCGCTGCCCCGTCCCCGCGGAGCGGGCCGGACGTTCCGCGGGGGACGCCGATGTGCCGCGCGCGGGGCCCGGTGCGGTCCACGGGTGCGCGGGAGAAGGGGGGCGGGTCCGCCGGAGCGGGCGAGCCGGACCGTGCTGCTCGCGGGCGGGGACGCGCGCACGCCGAACCTGGGCATGACCATCCGGCGCCCATGTACTAGAGTTATCTCGACATCGAGATAACTGCCGAGGCGCACCGCAGCCACCACAGCAGTAAGGGTTACCTAACTTAGCCTTACCTCAGCGGATCGGCCAAGCCGGCGTGGCGGCAGGATGCGGTGGTACGCGCACATCAATGAAGGAGACTGTCGTGTCGGCGAACAGCTTCGACGCCCGCAGCACGCTGCAGGTGGGCGACGAGTCGTACGAGATCTTCCGGCTTGACAAGGTCGAGGGCTCCGCCCGGCTGCCTTACAGCCTGAAGGTCCTGCTGGAGAACCTGCTCCGCACCGAGGACGGCGCGAACATCACCGCCGACCACATCCGCGCCCTC
Above is a genomic segment from Streptomyces glaucescens containing:
- a CDS encoding DUF4236 domain-containing protein, coding for MPLTFRKSFRIFPGVRLNINRRSWSITTGGRNGPRHTHSSTGRHTTSMDLPGPFGWRRTRTTRRD